The Streptomyces cadmiisoli genome has a segment encoding these proteins:
- a CDS encoding HlyD family efflux transporter periplasmic adaptor subunit produces the protein MVEKIRIEQPPSFFPAALRRRAAPVKFRQQALAKLQSPTVLDAPIQLAQPRNLLSLAVVALLVVCGGVWAVTGSIPRQTTATGILTHAKGSIYFESPHTGQITGVFVTAGSIFPAKTPLFNIQSETGERTVRSTAGGRIISLLGSVGQQISQGAQLAVIERVDDIHDPVVAALYVPQSSAGLVRVGSQVDLDVRSAPSKSYGILRGTVESIGQFPQTESQIASFLGDAQLAKTFTMTGQPMSVIVRITPDSSTISGFSWSRGAGPPYQIDSRSLVTGAIHLAPIKPVDWISA, from the coding sequence TTGGTTGAGAAGATTCGTATTGAGCAACCACCGTCCTTTTTCCCTGCCGCGTTGAGAAGGCGAGCAGCACCTGTGAAATTTCGTCAGCAGGCACTGGCCAAACTGCAGAGCCCGACCGTACTGGATGCCCCCATCCAATTGGCACAGCCGCGCAATTTGCTATCACTCGCCGTGGTAGCCCTACTGGTCGTTTGTGGCGGAGTCTGGGCTGTGACTGGCTCAATACCCAGGCAGACCACGGCCACGGGGATCCTCACCCACGCCAAAGGCAGCATTTATTTCGAGAGTCCACACACGGGCCAAATCACGGGTGTGTTTGTCACTGCGGGCTCGATTTTTCCAGCCAAGACTCCACTGTTCAACATCCAGAGCGAGACCGGCGAACGTACAGTTCGTTCCACAGCAGGGGGGCGCATCATCAGCTTGCTGGGTAGTGTCGGCCAGCAGATCTCCCAGGGAGCACAGCTTGCGGTGATCGAGCGCGTGGACGATATCCACGACCCCGTCGTGGCCGCCCTATATGTACCACAATCGTCGGCGGGCTTGGTCCGGGTAGGCAGTCAGGTCGACCTGGACGTTCGCTCCGCGCCCTCAAAGTCTTATGGCATTCTGCGTGGGACAGTGGAGTCGATCGGGCAATTCCCACAAACTGAGTCGCAGATCGCGAGCTTCCTCGGGGATGCACAGCTGGCGAAGACGTTCACCATGACAGGGCAGCCGATGAGCGTGATCGTACGTATTACGCCAGATAGCTCCACTATTAGCGGCTTCAGTTGGTCCAGGGGGGCGGGCCCGCCTTACCAGATCGACTCACGCTCTCTGGTCACCGGGGCCATCCACCTGGCACCCATCAAGCCAGTCGATTGGATCTCGGCCTAG
- a CDS encoding NHLP family bacteriocin export ABC transporter peptidase/permease/ATPase subunit, producing MSTERRPSCRRTTQRVRTQSVLQMEAVECGAASLAMVLRYFGRYVPLEELRTACGVSRDGSKATNIMKAAREYGMIARGVRKEPEGLAAGKLPLILFWEFNHFVVLEGFGRRFGQEVVYLNDPAQGHRTVSASEFDASFTGVALDLRPGPDFQVGGKPPGQLSGLRRRYFGSDLLLVLAVLTSLLLTVTGVALPAYTRAFVDTILVGGDTSIRIPFVLLMTATIVATALLTGLRESFLHRVRIISATIGSSRFLRHLFRLPARFFTQRSPADITNRMQTNDTLAVTLANDLSGAVISAMVVVLYAALMWTYSVVLTLLCIVVALGNIVALRLATRARSNGVTRLAADRATFLTTSYSGLQLIESMKASGAENEHFRRWASEHAVVMTGQQKVGVPPALLAVVPPALASVNATLILLVGGLQALSGHITVGLLVAFQALVVAFTAPMGQFTAVAGRMQDFVVQLTRLRDVENFPVDEATDDPLDGRPLRRLTGQLVFDEVTFGYSPLTSPLIQKLSFSVGPGEQIALVGGSGSGKSTVTRLLSGLYQPWEGAITIDGIFRNSIPRAQFSASVAFVDQDIFLFEGTIRDNLTLWDQSVPDDDIINALKSAHIYDVISSRPGGIYSQVEQDGRNFSGGQRQRLEIARALVRNPSLLVLDEATSALDAETESLITDNLRRRGCATIVVAHRLSTIRDSDQIIVLERGLMVEQGDHEKLVSAAGRYAQLIGEH from the coding sequence ATGAGCACGGAAAGACGACCTTCTTGCCGGCGAACCACACAGCGGGTCAGGACACAGAGCGTCCTTCAAATGGAGGCAGTCGAGTGCGGAGCGGCCAGCCTGGCCATGGTGCTGCGCTACTTCGGCCGCTACGTGCCACTGGAAGAACTGCGGACCGCTTGTGGAGTCTCCCGCGATGGCTCCAAGGCAACCAACATCATGAAGGCGGCGCGCGAGTACGGCATGATCGCGAGAGGGGTCCGTAAGGAGCCTGAAGGGCTGGCTGCCGGAAAACTACCGCTCATTCTTTTTTGGGAGTTCAACCATTTCGTAGTCCTGGAGGGATTCGGTCGGCGATTCGGGCAGGAGGTCGTCTACCTCAATGATCCGGCGCAAGGTCACCGCACTGTCAGTGCGTCTGAATTCGATGCGAGTTTTACCGGGGTAGCACTGGATCTGAGGCCAGGGCCTGATTTCCAGGTTGGCGGGAAGCCGCCGGGCCAGCTCTCCGGGCTAAGAAGGCGCTATTTCGGCAGTGACCTGCTCCTCGTCCTCGCTGTCCTGACCAGCCTATTGCTCACCGTGACGGGCGTGGCCCTGCCTGCGTACACGCGGGCATTTGTTGACACCATCCTCGTGGGTGGAGATACCTCAATCAGGATCCCCTTCGTCCTGTTGATGACCGCGACCATCGTCGCCACGGCTTTGCTCACCGGGCTGAGAGAGTCCTTCTTGCACCGTGTCAGGATCATCAGCGCGACCATCGGTAGCTCACGTTTCTTGCGCCATCTCTTCAGGCTGCCCGCTCGATTCTTCACTCAGCGAAGTCCTGCCGATATCACAAACCGCATGCAGACCAACGACACGCTGGCCGTCACACTCGCCAATGACCTTTCTGGGGCCGTGATCAGCGCCATGGTTGTTGTCCTGTATGCCGCGCTCATGTGGACGTACAGCGTGGTACTCACGCTGCTGTGCATCGTGGTCGCTCTGGGGAACATCGTCGCACTACGGTTGGCGACCCGGGCCCGTTCGAACGGCGTAACCCGTCTAGCAGCGGACCGTGCAACCTTCCTGACGACGTCCTACAGCGGACTCCAACTGATTGAGAGCATGAAGGCGTCGGGTGCAGAGAACGAGCACTTTCGCCGATGGGCCAGCGAACACGCCGTGGTCATGACGGGTCAGCAAAAGGTGGGCGTGCCCCCGGCCCTCCTGGCCGTCGTGCCTCCCGCCCTGGCCAGTGTGAACGCCACTCTCATCCTTCTCGTCGGCGGATTGCAGGCACTTTCAGGTCACATCACAGTCGGTCTGCTTGTCGCTTTTCAGGCTCTAGTCGTAGCCTTCACAGCGCCGATGGGCCAGTTCACGGCTGTCGCCGGGCGGATGCAGGATTTCGTCGTACAGTTGACGCGGCTGAGGGACGTCGAGAACTTCCCAGTCGACGAGGCTACTGACGACCCGTTGGACGGACGGCCGCTGCGGCGACTGACAGGTCAGTTGGTCTTCGACGAGGTAACGTTTGGCTACAGCCCTCTCACGTCCCCGCTGATTCAGAAGCTGTCCTTTTCTGTGGGGCCTGGCGAGCAGATCGCACTGGTCGGTGGCTCAGGCAGCGGAAAGTCTACGGTGACGCGACTCCTCTCTGGGCTGTATCAGCCCTGGGAGGGCGCAATCACCATCGACGGAATATTCCGCAACAGCATTCCGCGTGCGCAGTTCAGCGCTTCTGTCGCGTTCGTCGACCAGGACATCTTTCTATTCGAGGGGACGATCCGCGACAATCTCACCTTGTGGGACCAGTCCGTGCCGGACGACGACATCATCAACGCCCTGAAGAGCGCGCACATCTATGACGTGATCTCGTCCAGGCCAGGGGGCATCTACAGTCAGGTGGAGCAGGACGGCCGGAATTTCTCGGGTGGGCAGCGTCAGCGACTTGAGATCGCGCGTGCCCTCGTCCGTAACCCGAGTTTGCTGGTTCTAGACGAGGCTACGAGCGCGCTGGATGCGGAGACGGAAAGCCTGATTACGGACAACCTTAGGCGTCGCGGCTGCGCCACGATCGTTGTGGCTCACCGCCTGAGCACGATTCGAGACAGCGACCAGATCATCGTTCTGGAGCGCGGCTTGATGGTCGAACAGGGCGACCACGAGAAGCTCGTGTCCGCGGCAGGGCGCTACGCCCAACTGATCGGGGAACACTAA